ACGGGAACGGTGCCGAGGACCCGGCCCCCCGCAGGCGTCCGCCCTCCTCCGCCGAGGTGCTGCTGGACGTGGCGCACGCCGTCGTGCACCGGCGCGTCGTCACCTTCACGTACGCACCCCGATGCGGGCGGCCGCGGGCGCGTGACGTCCAGCCGTACGCGGTCGTGGCGCACGGTGAGGCGCTGTACCTCAGCGCCCACGACGTCGGCCACGACGCGGTGCGGACCTTCCGCCTCGATCGGATCTCCGACGTGCACGTTCGCCAGGACCTTCGTGCCCCCGCCGGACGTCGACGCCGTCCACGCCGTCCTGGGACCCCTAGCCCCCGATCCACTGCGGTACGAGGTGTCCGTCCTCGTCCGTGCCACTGTTCCCCACGTGCGGCAGTTCATGCCCGAGACCTTGGTCTCGGTCCAGCCCCTGCCCGAGCACGGCGGGCAGACCGGTTGGCTGCGCGTGTTCGTGCGCGCCGAGCGCCTCGAGTGGGTCGCGGCCAGGCTCGCCGCGCTCGACCGCCCCTTCGTGGTGGAGGCACCCGAGGCCTTGCAGCAGGTGGTGGCCGACCTCGGGCGGCGCCTCGTCGACAGGGTGCAGGTGCGCTCGGCCGGCTGACGTCGCCGACGCCCGGACCCACCGCCGCGCTCAACCGAGCACGAGGCGGACCGCGTCGGCGATCTCCAGCACCGCCGTGTCGACGACCGTCCGGGGACCGGTCCACGGCACGAAGTCGTTGCGCTGCAAGTCGTCCCACGTCGGTTCGGGGTGGCCGGGGATGTCGGCGACGCGGTGCTCGACGCGCGCGCGGTGCAGCGCGGGGTCGGAGCAGACGACCTCCACGTCGCGCACGCCCACCCCGGCCCCGCTCGCCACCCGCCACCACAGCTCGCGCGTCACGGGCAGGGGGTTCACCCCGTCGGCGACGACGGTGTGGCCCTGCCGCAGGAGGTCGGCGGCCACGGCGCGCGCCACGTAGTACCCCTGCGGCCCGACCGGGTGGGTCGCGGCGCCGGAGTCCACGAGCGCCTGCTCGATCGTGTCGATCCGCACGTGGGCGGCGCCGACGGCCGCGACCAGGGCGCGCGCCAGGGTGGTCTTGCCGGTTCCGGGCAGCCCGGACAGGACGATGAGCACCACGGCAGTCCACCAGGGCAGCAGCGTCCGCGACATGCTCGGCACGCTCGGGGGCATGTCCCGGCGTCTACGCTCGCCAGGGTGCTGAGCGATCTCCTCGGGGCGACGGCGCGCTCGGACGTGACGTTGTCGTACCTGGCCGAACCGTGGGGCCTGCGGTTCGCGACGCGGTCGGCGCTGACGGTCCACGTCGTCGTGCGGGGCGCGGTGCGGGCCGGGGACGGGCTGCTCGCCGCGGGGGACGTCCTGCTGGTCCGCGGCGAGCACACGATCACCGACCCGTCCGGGAGCACCCCCGGGGCGGTCGTCGAGGGTACGGGGCGCGTCCGCGCGGCCGGTGAGGGACCCGGGGCCGCCGGGGACCGGTGGCGGCTGCGGCAACCGCGCAGCTACGGCGACGGGTTGTCCGCCCGCACCCTCGTCGTGCACGCGACGTACCCGGCGCCCGACGTCGTCGGGCGCCGGGCGCTGGCGGGATTCCCCGCCTCGGTCCGGGGCGCGGTCCCGGCACCGTTGCGGGACCTGCTCGTCGCCGAGGCCGTGCGCGAGGGGCCGGTGCAGCGGGCGGTGCTGGACCGTCTCGTGGACCTGGTCGTCGTGACGGTCGTGCGCGACCGGGGTGGCCCGGGGTTGTCCGGTGCGCTGGGAGACCCGGTCGTGGGCCCGGCCCTGGACCTGCTGCACGCCGATCCGGCCCACCGGTGGACGGTCGCGGAACTCGCGGCGCGGGTGGGGGTCTCGCGGGCGGCCCTCGCCCGCCGGTTCGCCGCCCTCACCGGGTCCGGGCCCATCGGCTACCTCAGCGAGCACCGGCTCGACCTGGCCGCGGACCTGGTGCGCGGTGGCGACCGCACGCTGAACTCCGTCGCCCGCGCCGTCGGGTACTCCGACGGTTTCGCGCTGAG
This portion of the Kineococcus rhizosphaerae genome encodes:
- a CDS encoding helix-turn-helix domain-containing protein, with protein sequence MLSDLLGATARSDVTLSYLAEPWGLRFATRSALTVHVVVRGAVRAGDGLLAAGDVLLVRGEHTITDPSGSTPGAVVEGTGRVRAAGEGPGAAGDRWRLRQPRSYGDGLSARTLVVHATYPAPDVVGRRALAGFPASVRGAVPAPLRDLLVAEAVREGPVQRAVLDRLVDLVVVTVVRDRGGPGLSGALGDPVVGPALDLLHADPAHRWTVAELAARVGVSRAALARRFAALTGSGPIGYLSEHRLDLAADLVRGGDRTLNSVARAVGYSDGFALSAAYRRRFGRPPSADRGRDSERGSETAW
- a CDS encoding AAA family ATPase, encoding MSRTLLPWWTAVVLIVLSGLPGTGKTTLARALVAAVGAAHVRIDTIEQALVDSGAATHPVGPQGYYVARAVAADLLRQGHTVVADGVNPLPVTRELWWRVASGAGVGVRDVEVVCSDPALHRARVEHRVADIPGHPEPTWDDLQRNDFVPWTGPRTVVDTAVLEIADAVRLVLG